Proteins encoded by one window of Epinephelus moara isolate mb chromosome 18, YSFRI_EMoa_1.0, whole genome shotgun sequence:
- the mreg gene encoding melanoregulin has translation MGAVFMKLCCCCCVADDDDDDEKQPLVPQDPLEYFNREVQKRRDEETNLWSEPGDPSHSERQDDRVLYSLLQARNKTRMGSTGYRRLSVDIEAMRDTRREVRDKWKTILENLGFMAEADSLLTVSAGASNDRMRNAPAARAMLKTLHTETSIFSSREPPPERYLLILDRLLYLDIAEDFLAKAKRFYPPKEDSDEETPGLAINLPLLLARVEAMNGRGNDDDEEDENDSGREDGNMSDRS, from the exons ATGGGTGCAGTCTTTATgaagctctgctgctgctgctgcgttgccgacgatgacgatgatgatgaaaaGCAGCCTTTAGTACC TCAGGATCCATTGGAGTACTTTAACCGCGAAGTCCAGAAGCGTCGTGATGAGGAGACCAACCTGTGGAGCGAGCCAGGGGACCCCAGTCACTCGGAGAGACAGGATGACCGTGTCCTTTACAGCCTGCTGCAGGCCAGGAACAAGACCCGCATGGGATCCACG GGCTATCGCCGACTAAGTGTTGACATTGAAGCCATGAGAGACACCCGTCGAGAGGTCAGAGACAAATGGAAGACAATCCTGGAGAATTTAG GTTTCATGGCAGAGGCAGACTCGCTTCTGACGGTGTCTGCTGGAGCCTCAAATGACCGCATGCGTAATGCCCCAGCAGCACGTGCAATGCTGAAAACACTCCACACTGAGACGTCCAtcttcagcagcagagagcCACCGCCGGAAAGATATCTGCTAATCCTG GATCGTCTACTGTATCTAGATATAGCTGAAGATTTTCTGGCAAAGGCAAAGCGCTTCTATCCTCCAAAGGAAGATTCTGACGAGGAGACACCGGGCCTGGCCATAAACctgccgctgctgctggccaGGGTAGAGGCCATGAACGGAAGAggcaatgatgatgatgaagaagatgagAACGACAGCGGAAGAGAGGATGGCAACATGAGTGACAGATCCTAA
- the tcap gene encoding telethonin, which yields MKPICSIMEKSNGVVVGAELTCSVREENKAHRESYSADWQSVSLKTRPQERQTMNMNDDSRRETLSRQWQARSLKQNCPSGVFRVGTVETGVREHQLLPKRKSLPLPIFTPAELGVRLGRGAPHTEEDLQLFPTPDGMCPTKRTVDEITRDLPPVKPTLMEFVKAPKALGRSMSQEAQRG from the exons ATGAAGCCAATCTGTTCCATCATGGAGAAGAGTAACGGCGTGGTGGTGGGAGCTGAGCTGACCTGTAGCGTACGAGAGGAGAACAAGGCTCACAGGGAGAGCTACAGTGCTGACTGGCAAAGTGTCAGTCTCAAGACTCGACCTCAGGAAAG GCAGACGATGAACATGAACGATGACTCTCGCAGGGAGACTCTGTCCCGGCAGTGGCAGGCCCGTTCGCTCAAACAGAACTGCCCCTCCGGTGTCTTCAGAGTGGGCACCGTGGAAACAGGAGTGAGGGAGCACCAGCTACTGCCAAAGCGAAAATCCCTCCCCCTGCCCATATTCACCCCCGCAGAGCTGGGCGTCAGGCTCGGACGCGGGGCCCCGCACACCGAGGAAGATCTGCAGCTCTTCCCCACCCCAGACGGAATGTGTCCCACCAAGAGGACCGTGGACGAGATCACAAGAGACCTCCCCCCAGTCAAGCCAACCCTCATGGAGTTCGTCAAAGCACCCAAAGCACTGGGGCGCTCCATGTCTCAAGAGGCCCAGAGagggtga